From one Gossypium hirsutum isolate 1008001.06 chromosome D08, Gossypium_hirsutum_v2.1, whole genome shotgun sequence genomic stretch:
- the LOC107929398 gene encoding GTP-binding protein YPTM2 — MNPEYDYLFKLLLIGDSGVGKSCLLLRFADDSYLESYISTIGVDFKIRTVEQDGKTIKLQIWDTAGQERFRTITSSYYRGAHGIIVVYDVTDQESFNNVKQWLNEIDRYASENVNKLLVGNKCDLTASRAVSYETAKAFADEIGIPFVETSAKSATNVEEAFMAMAASIKNRMASQPAMDNARPTTVQMRGQAVDQKSGCCSS, encoded by the exons ATGAATCCCGAATA TGATTATCTGTTTAAGCTTTTGCTTATTGGAGATTCTGGTGTTGGGAAATCGTGTTTACTTCTGAGGTTTGCT GATGATTCATATCTGGAAAGTTATATCAGTACCATTGGTGTTGACTTT AAAATCCGCACTGTGGAACAGGATGGAAAAACTATCAAACTCCAAATA TGGGACACTGCTGGCCAAGAACGTTTTAGGACAATAACTAGCAGCTATTATCGTGGGGCTCACGGTATCATA GTTGTTTATGATGTGACAGACCAAGAGAGTTTCAACAATGTCAAGCAATGGCTAAATGAAATTGACCGCTATGCCAGTGAGAATGTGAACAAGCTTTTAGTTGGGAACAAGTGTGATCTAACCGCAAGCAGAGCTGTATCCTATGAAACTGCTAAG GCTTTTGCAGATGAAATTGGAATTCCTTTCGTGGAAACAAGTGCTAAGAGTGCTACTAATGTCGAAGAAGCTTTCATGGCCATGGCTGCTTCAATCAAGAACAG GATGGCAAGCCAACCAGCAATGGATAATGCGAGACCTACAACAGTGCAGATGCGAGGACAGGCTGTGGACCAGAAGTCTGGTTGCTGCTCTTCTTAA
- the LOC107929396 gene encoding pentatricopeptide repeat-containing protein At4g16835, mitochondrial has protein sequence MYHYLRNRRNQRHFPLPFIENFLPTKHCNWPFSTFTVQTPNANPNFEAVPSNFHAHSPQRPNLLSTHNLTSTHPAAPSLDKSPPFDQNTLNDIVSSNKIITSYIRSGDLSSALRVFGNMTVKTTVTWNAMLAGYSRKPGKLTEAQKLFDQIPEKDTVSYNIMLAGYVQNSDMETVWSFFNSMPSKDIASWNTMISGFAQKGAMAKARELFLAMPAKNSVTWSAMISGYVECGALELAEEFFEFAAVKSVVAWTAMISGYMKFGKIKKAERLFKEMPVKNLVTWNAMIAGYVENCRAEDGLKIFRIMLRYGIRPNHSSLSSVLLGCSELSALQLGKQVHQLVCKSLLRDDTTACTSLISMYCKCGVLDDAWKLFLETKSKDIVSWNAMISGYAQHGAGEKALHLFEEMRGEGIKPDWITFVAVLLACNHAGLVDIGVRYFDSIVKDYGVEPRPDHYTCMVDLLGRAGKLVEAVDLIKKMPFKPHSAIFGTLLGACRIHKNLELAEFAAQNLLNLDPQSAAGYVQLANVYAATNKWDHVARVRRSMKDNKVVKIPGYSWIEIKNTVHEFRSGDRVHPELASIHEKLNELEKKMKLAGYVPDLESALHDVGEEQKEQLLLWHSEKLAIAFGLIVVPYGTPIRVFKNLRVCGDCHRAIKYISAIERREIIVRDTVRFHHFMGGCCSCGDYW, from the coding sequence ATGTATCATTATCTGAGAAACAGAAGAAACCAAAGACACTTCCCCTTACCTTTCATTGAAAATTTCCTACCAACCAAACACTGTAACTGGCCTTTCTCCACTTTCACAGTCCAAACCCCAAATGCCAATCCCAACTTTGAAGCTGTTCCCTCCAATTTCCATGCCCATTCACCGCAAAGACCCAACTTGCTTTCCACCCATAACTTAACAAGCACACACCCAGCTGCCCCTTCTCTTGACAAATCTCCACCTTTCGATCAGAATACTCTCAATGATATCGTTTCTTCTAATAAGATTATCACTAGCTATATTCGATCAGGTGATTTGAGTTCCGCTCTCCGAGTTTTCGGAAACATGACTGTTAAAACGACTGTTACTTGGAACGCAATGTTAGCGGGGTATTCTAGAAAACCCGGGAAATTAACTGAAGCCCAGAAACTGTTTGATCAAATTCCTGAAAAAGACACTGTTTCGTATAATATCATGTTGGCTGGTTATGTACAAAACTCTGATATGGAAACGGTTTGGTCTTTCTTTAATTCCATGCCCTCTAAGGATATCGCTTCTTGGAATACAATGATTTCTGGTTTCGCTCAAAAGGGAGCGATGGCGAAAGCAAGGGAGTTGTTTTTGGCAATGCCGGCGAAGAATAGCGTTACTTGGAGTGCAATGATTTCTGGGTATGTTGAATGTGGGGCACTGGAATTGGCTGAGGAATTTTTTGAGTTTGCGGCAGTGAAGAGTGTGGTGGCATGGACTGCAATGATAAGTGGGTATATGAAGTTTGGGAAGATAAAAAAAGCTGAGAGATTGTTTAAAGAAATGCCGGTTAAAAACTTGGTGACTTGGAATGCTATGATCGCCGGCTATGTGGAGAATTGTCGAGCTGAGGATGGTTTAAAGATTTTTAGAATTATGTTAAGGTACGGTATTAGGCCAAATCATTCAAGTTTGAGCAGTGTCCTATTGGGTTGCAGTGAATTGTCTGCTTTGCAGTTGGGAAAACAAGTTCATCAGCTTGTTTGTAAGTCTTTGTTACGTGATGATACAACTGCTTGTACTTCATTGATTAGCATGTACTGTAAATGTGGAGTGTTGGATGATGCTTGGAAACTGTTTCTCGAGACAAAGAGCAAGGATATTGTTAGTTGGAATGCAATGATATCGGGTTATGCCCAACATGGTGCAGGTGAGAAAGCTCTCCATTTATTTGAGGAGATGAGGGGTGAAGGAATAAAGCCAGATTGGATCACTTTTGTGGCTGTTCTTCTGGCTTGTAACCATGCAGGGCTGGTAGATATTGGCGTTCGATACTTCGATTCTATAGTGAAGGATTATGGGGTTGAACCTAGACCAGATCATTATACATGTATGGTGGACCTGCTTGGTCGAGCTGGGAAACTTGTTGAAGCTGTAGATTTGATAAAGAAAATGCCATTCAAACCACATTCCGCCATATTTGGAACCCTTTTGGGTGCCTGTAGGATCCACAAGAACTTGGAGCTGGCCGAGTTTGCTGCTCAGAACTTGCTTAATCTTGATCCACAAAGTGCAGCTGGTTATGTGCAACTGGCTAATGTTTATGCAGCAACGAACAAATGGGACCATGTTGCTAGGGTTCGCCGTTCGATGAAGGACAATAAGGTAGTAAAGATACCTGGTTATAGTTGGATTGAAATAAAGAATACAGTTCATGAATTCAGATCAGGGGATAGGGTGCACCCAGAATTAGCATCTATACATGAGAAATTGAATGAGttggagaagaaaatgaaattGGCTGGTTATGTTCCAGATCTTGAATCTGCATTGCATGATGTGGGGGAAGAGCAGAAAGAACAGCTTCTATTATGGCATAGCGAAAAGCTGGCGATTGCCTTTGGGCTTATTGTAGTGCCATATGGGACCCCGATCAGAGTGTTCAAGAACTTGAGAGTTTGCGGTGATTGTCACCGTGCCATCAAGTACATATCAGCCATAGAAAGAAGAGAGATTATTGTTAGGGATACTGTTAGGTTTCACCATTTCATGGGTGGATGCTGTTCTTGTGGCGATTACTGGTAA
- the LOC107929374 gene encoding RGG repeats nuclear RNA binding protein A — protein sequence MATKNPFDLLDDDTEDPSLLIAAVEQQKLEKPKKAPASTPAAAQPAKSAKLPTKPLPPSQAVREAKNELGRGGGRGSGRGRGRGGSGFNRDSRVSDNSNGYSGGYRPSEEGDGKQYERRGGYDGPRGSFRGGRRGGFNNGDSGEGERPRRQYDRHSGTGRGNEFKRDGSGRGNWGSSTDEIAPETEENVTENEKKSTEKQFGDEDAADANKENAANEAEEKEPENKEMTLEEYEKILEEKRKALDALKTEGRKVDVKEFESMQQLSNKKSNDDIFIKLGSEKDKRKDADKEEKAKKSVSINEFLKPAEGEKYYGPGRGRGRGRGPRGGYGGNTASNVQAPSIADPGHFPSLGGK from the exons ATGGCAACCAAGAACCCTTTCGATCTCTTGGATGATGATACTGAAGACCCAAGTTTGCTTATTGCTGCTGTTGAGCAGCAAAAGCTTGAAAAGCCTAAGAAAGCTCCTGCTTCGACTCCAGCTGCGGCTCAGCCTGCTAAGTCTGCCAAGCTTCCCACCAAGCCACTACCTCCTTCTCAAGCTG TGAGAGAGGCTAAGAATGAGCTTGGACGCGGAGGTGGCCGTGGTAGTGGAAGAGGCCGTGGCCGTGGAGGCAGTGGGTTCAACCGTGATTCCAGAGTCAGCGATAACTCCAATGGGTATTCAGGAGGGTACAGACCCTCTGAAGAGGGAGATGGGAAGCAGTATGAAAGGCGCGGCGGCTATGATGGGCCTCGAGGTTCTTTCCGAGGGGGTCGCCGTGGTGGTTTTAACAATGGAGATTCTGGAGAAGGGGAACGCCCTCGCAGGCAGTATGATCGCCACAGTGGGACTGGACGTGG GAATGAATTCAAGCGTGATGGTTCTGGACGTGGAAATTGGGGTAGTTCTACTGATGAGATTGCACC GGAGACTGAAGAAAATGTCACTGAGAATGAGAAGAAGAGCACTGAGAAGCAGTTTGGAGATGAAGATGCTGCTGATGCCAACAAGGAGAATGCTGCAAATGAAGCCGAGGAGAAGGAGCCTGAAAATAAG GAGATGACATTGGAAGAATATGAGAAGATTCTCGAGGAGAAGAGGAAAGCTTTGGATGCCCTCAAGACTGAAGGAAGGAAAGTTGATGTCAAAGAGTTCGAGTCCATGCAACAACTTTCGAACAAGAAGAGCAATGATGACATCTTTATCAAACTG GGATCTGAAAAGGACAAGCGCAAGGATGCTGATAaagaagaaaaagccaaaaag TCTGTGAGCATCAATGAGTTCCTGAAGCCAGCTGAAGGGGAGAAGTACTATGGACCTGGGCGTGGACGAGGCCGTGGCCGTGGTCCCAGAGGTGGATATGGAGGCAACACAGCCAGCAATGTGCAAGCTCCCTCAATTGCAGATCCTGGACACTTCCCCTCATTGGGTGGCAAGTGA